The genome window TGAGCGTTGACATGCGGGGCAAGGACCTGATCTCCCTTCACGACCTGACGAGGGAGGAGATCGAGCAAATCATCGACCTGGGGGCCCACTTGAAGCTGCGCCGCAAGGCCGGTGACGAGGCTTCGCTCTGCAAGGGCAAGACCCTCGGGATGATCTTCACCAAAGCTTCCACCAGGACCCGGGTCTCCTTCGAGGTGGCCATGTTCCAGCTCGGCGGCCATGCCCTCTATCTGAGCTCGAACGACCTGCAGTTGAAGCGCGGCGAGACGATCGCCGACACGGCCAGAGTCCTCTCCCGCTACCTCGATGGGATCATGATCCGGACCTTCGACCACAAGGACGTCACCGACCTAGCCCAGTACGCCGGCATCCCAGTGATCAACGGTCTGACCGACCTGCTCCACCCGTGCCAGATCCTGGCCGACCTGCTGACCATCAAGGAGAAGAAGAACCAGCTCGAAGGGATGAAGCTGGCCTACGTCGGCGACGGCAACAACGTCACCCATTCCCTCCTGTTCGGTTGTTCCAAGGTGGGGATGGACGTCGCCGTGGCCACCCCCGAGGGCTACGAGCCCAACAAGGACGTAGTCAAGCTGGCCAAGGAAGACGCGGCCGCAAGCGGCTCGACGATCGAGGTTGGCAACGACGCGTATGTGGCGGTCGACGGGGCCGACGTCATCTACACCGACACCTGGGCCAGCATGGGACAGGAGGCCGAGCACGACAAGCGGGTCAAGATCATGAAGCCCTTCCAGGTCAACCCCAAGCTGATCAAGGCGGCCAAGAAGGACTGCCTCTTCATGCACTGCCTGCCGGCCCACCGCGGCGAGGAGGTCACCGACGAGGTGGCCGACGGTTCGCACTCGGTCATCTTCGACGAGGCCGAGAACCGACTCCACGTCCAGAAGGCCATCCTGGCCCTGTTGCTCTAGACGGCCGGCCGCCCGGGCGCGGTTCCACCACACCGAGCTGATCGTCGGGGCCCAAAGGGCCCCGCGGGGGAGGAGAACCATGAACAAGACACGGGTCCTGATCATGGGAGCCGCGGGACGCGACTTCCACAACTTCAACACGTTCTACCGGGACAACGAGGGGTATGAGGTGGTCGCCTTCACGGCCACCCAGATCCCGGACATCGCCGGCCGGCGCTATCCAGCCGAGCTGGCCGGAAAGCTGTATCCCAAGGGCATCCCCATCCACCCCGAGGACGACCTGGTCAAGTTGATCAAGGAACTGAAGGTCGACGAGGCGGTCTTCTCCTACAGCGATGTGAACTATGACATCCTGATGCACAAGGCCTCGATGGTCCAGGCCGCCGGGGCCGACTTCCGACTGCTCGGCCCGGACAAGACGATGCTCAAGTCGGTGAAGCCCGTGGTTGCCGTGTGCGCCGTCCGGACCGGCGTCGGCAAGAGCCAGACCACCCGCCGGGTGGCCGAGATCCTCAAGGGGATGGGCAAGAAGGTCGTCGCCATCCGCCACCCGATGCCCTACGGCGACCTGGTCAAGCAGGCCGTCCAGCGCTTCGCGACCTACGCCGACCTCGATAAGCACGAATGCACCATCGAGGAACGCGAGGAGTACGAGCCCCACATCGATCGCGGCGTGATCGTCTACGCCGGGGTCGATTACGAGAAGATCCTCCGCCAGGCCGAGCAGGAGGCCGATGTCGTCCTCTGGGACGGCGGCAACAACGACTTCCCGTTCTACCGCCCCGACGTGATGATCACCCTGGTCGACCCGCACCGCCCCGGCCATGAGCTGAAGTACCACCCGGGCGAGGTCAACCTGAGGATGGCCGACATCGTCGTGATCAACAAGATCGACACGGCCGCCCCCGAGGGCGTGGCCACCGTCCGCAAGAACATCGCCGAGACCAACCCGCGGGCCGCCGTCGTCGACGGGGCCTCGCCGGTCAGCGTCGAGGGATACGAGCAGATCCGCGGCAAGCGCGTCCTGGTCATCGAGGACGGCCCGACGACAACCCACGGCGAGATGACCTACGGCGCCGGTGTCGTCGCCGCCCGCAAGTTCGGGGCGGCCGAGATCATCGACCCGCGCGCCTACGCCGTCGGCTCGATCGCCGCGACCTATGACAAGTACCGCCATCTCTCCAATGTCCTGCCGGCCATGGGCTACGGGCCCAAGCAGGTCCGTGAGCTTGAGGCGACGATAAACGCCGTCGACTGCGACCTGATCATCGTGGCCACCCCGATCGACCTGAGGCGGGTCGCCAAGTTCAACAAGCCGGCCGTGCGAGTCCGCTACGACCTCCAGGAGATCGGCCAGCCGGACTTGACGATGCTGCTCAAGGAGAGGTTGGCGTAATCCAAGAAGGGGCTACGTTCCGGCGGCAAAGGACAA of Bacillota bacterium contains these proteins:
- the argF gene encoding ornithine carbamoyltransferase, with protein sequence MSVDMRGKDLISLHDLTREEIEQIIDLGAHLKLRRKAGDEASLCKGKTLGMIFTKASTRTRVSFEVAMFQLGGHALYLSSNDLQLKRGETIADTARVLSRYLDGIMIRTFDHKDVTDLAQYAGIPVINGLTDLLHPCQILADLLTIKEKKNQLEGMKLAYVGDGNNVTHSLLFGCSKVGMDVAVATPEGYEPNKDVVKLAKEDAAASGSTIEVGNDAYVAVDGADVIYTDTWASMGQEAEHDKRVKIMKPFQVNPKLIKAAKKDCLFMHCLPAHRGEEVTDEVADGSHSVIFDEAENRLHVQKAILALLL
- a CDS encoding cyclic 2,3-diphosphoglycerate synthase, producing MNKTRVLIMGAAGRDFHNFNTFYRDNEGYEVVAFTATQIPDIAGRRYPAELAGKLYPKGIPIHPEDDLVKLIKELKVDEAVFSYSDVNYDILMHKASMVQAAGADFRLLGPDKTMLKSVKPVVAVCAVRTGVGKSQTTRRVAEILKGMGKKVVAIRHPMPYGDLVKQAVQRFATYADLDKHECTIEEREEYEPHIDRGVIVYAGVDYEKILRQAEQEADVVLWDGGNNDFPFYRPDVMITLVDPHRPGHELKYHPGEVNLRMADIVVINKIDTAAPEGVATVRKNIAETNPRAAVVDGASPVSVEGYEQIRGKRVLVIEDGPTTTHGEMTYGAGVVAARKFGAAEIIDPRAYAVGSIAATYDKYRHLSNVLPAMGYGPKQVRELEATINAVDCDLIIVATPIDLRRVAKFNKPAVRVRYDLQEIGQPDLTMLLKERLA